Genomic DNA from uncultured Methanobrevibacter sp.:
TAATGAAACTACTGGTGTTTGGACTATTGGAAACTTGAATAATGGCACAAATGTTACTTTAGTCATTAAATCCATTGCAATAAATGATGGTGATGACATACTTCATAATGTCTCAGTATCCTGTAATGAAACTGAATGGAATTTCACAAACAATAAGGCTGATATTACCGTTGATGTTGTTATTCTTCCGTATCCGGTAAAAACTGTAAACAATAACACTCCGTATTACAATGATATTATTGAGTATAATTTAACCATTGTTAATATCGGCACTACAGATTATGCTGGTGCTTTGAATGTCACTGACACTTTGCCTGATGGTTTGAAATTTGTTCGTTATGTAGTTAATGGTGCTACTGAGTATGCTCAGTTTGTGAATGTTAATAATCAGACTGTTACATGGTTTATTACAGATATTGCTCGTAAGTCTAATGCTACTATTACTGTTTGGGTTAAAGTAGTTGGACTTGGTGATAATATTATCAGGGACAGTACTTTCATTTCTAATAATGTGACTAGTAATCCTGCTGTTAAGTATGTTGGTAATTTAACCAATAATTTGACTGTTACTGGCCCTAATGGTACTGCTAAGACAGTTAACTGTACTGTTTATCCGGTTCCTATTGTAGATATTTCTGTTAATATTACAAGCGACAAGGATGAGTACTTTATAGATGATATTGCTGTCTGGACAATAACTGTTTCAAATGCTGGTAATGCTTCTAATCTACTGGTGTTTGGACTATTGGAAACTTGAATAATGGCACAAATGTTACTTTGGTGATTAATTCCGTTGCTAAACATGAAGGAGATGACATTCCTCATATTGTATCTGTGTCCTGTAATGAAACTGAATGGAATTTCACTAACAATAAAGCAAACAAACTTGTTGACGTTATTCCTTATCCGGTAAAAACTGTTAATAATGATACTCCTTATTATCATGAAGAGATTGAGTATAATTTGACTGTTGTTAATACTGGTGCGGATAATTATACTGATGTTTTAACTGTTATTGATAGTTTACCTGCTGGTTTAGAGTTTGTCAAAACAGTAAATGTTATTGGTGCTGTTAAAGTTAGTGAAGATAAAAATGGTCAAGTCATTATCTGGAAATTAACTAATATTTCTACTAATAACGCTACTATTGTTGTTAGGGTTAAAGTTAACAGTTTAGGTAATTTAACTAATAATTTGACTGTTGTTGGTCCTAAAGGCAGTAGCAGAACTGTAAACTGTACAATTAATCCTATGCCTATTGTAGATTTATCAGTTAACATTACCAGCGACAAAGTTGAATACTTTGTTGATGATGTTGCTGTTTGGACAATAACTGTTCACAATGCTGCTAACGGTACAAATGCTTCAAATATTAAGTTGAATGAATTGATTCCTGATGAGTTTGAATATATGTACTGTGACCTTCCGGATGGTACTGTATATAATGAAACTACTGGAGTTTGGAGCATTCCTGAATTGGCTAACGGTACTGATATTACTTTGAAAATATATTCCCACGCTAAGATTCCTGCAGATGACATTGAAGTTAATGTTAATGTCACCTGTGATGAAACAGAGTGGAATATCACTAACAACAAGGATAATATGATTGTTGAGATTGTAGCATTCCATAAACCTGTTAAAACTGTTTCCAACAGTACTCCTTATTATCATGAATATGTGAATTTTACAATGACTGTTGAGAATTTAGGTAATTATACATATACCAGTAATTTCACTGTTATTGACACTTTGCCTGCTGGTTTAGAGTTTATTAGGACTCTCAGCATTAATGGTGCTAAGAATATCAGTGAGGTACATGATGGTCAGAATGTTACTTGGATTTTAACAAATATTCCTGCTAAGTCCAATGCTACTATCGTTATTCTGGTTAAGGTTAATGCTGTTGGTGATTTGACTAATAATTTAACTGTTATTGGTCCTCGTGGTGCTACTGACATGGTTAACTGTACTATTGCTCCTATGCCTATTGTTGATATTTCTGTTAACATTACTAGTGATAAGGATGAGTACTTTGTTGACGATATAGCTGTTTGGACAGTCACAGTTCACAATGCCGAAAACGGTACCAATGCGACTAATGTTACTTTGAAGGATTTATTCCCATCTGATTATTTCGAATTCATTAATTGCACTTTACCGGACGGCACAGTATATAATGAAACAACCGGTGTTTGGACAATCGGAAACTTGGCAAACGGTACTAACGTTACTTTGGTAATCAATTCTCATGTTATACAAAGTGGAGATGATATTCCTCATAATGTTTCAGCAACATGTAATGAAACAGACTGGAATATGACAAACAATAAAGCTGGTATTACAGTTGATGTTTATGATCTCCCATATCCTGTAAAATCCGTTAATAATAATACTCCGTATTACAATGATGTAATTAAGTATAATTTGACTATTGTTAATGATGGTGCTATTGAATATACTGATGTCTTGAACGTCACTGACACTTTACCTGATGGTTTAAAATTTGTTGGTTATGTAGTTAAAGATGCTAATGAGGCTGCTAAATATGTAAATGTTAATAATCAGACTGTAACCTGGTTTATAACAAATATTGCAGGTAAATCTAAAGCTACAATTACTGTTTGGGTTAAAGTTGTTGGTCTTGGTGATAATATTATCAGCGACAGTACTTTCATTACTAATAATGTGACTAGAGATCCTGCAGTTAAGTATGTTGGCAATTTAACCAATAATGTGACTGTTACTGGTCCTAATGGAATTAACAATACTGACAATTGTACTGTATATCCTATTCCTATTGTTGATATTTCAGTTAATATTACTAGTGATAAGGATGAGTACTTTGTTGATGATGTTGCTGTTTGGACTATAACTGTTTCAAATGCTGCTAATGCTACTAATGCCACAAATATTAAATTGAATGAATTGATTCCTGATGAATTTGAGTTCATGTACTCTTCCGATGATGTTGCTTATAACAATGAAACAGGAGTTTGGACCATTCCTGAATTGGCAAATGGTACTGATGTTACTTTAGTGATTTATACTCATGCTAAAGTTCCTGCAAGTGATATTGAAAATAAAGTTAATGTTACCTGTGATGAAAAAGAGTGGAATTACACTAACAACAAGGATAATATAATTGTTGAGATTGTAGCGTTCCATAAACCTGTTAAAACTGTTTCCAACAGTACTCCGTATTATCATGAATATGTAAACTATACATTAACTGTTGAGAATTTAGGTAATAATATGTATGCCAGCAATTTCACTGTTATTGACAGTTTACCTGCTGGTTTAGAGTTTATTAGGACTCTCAGCATTTCAGGTGCTAAGAATATTAGTGAGGTTCATAATGGTCAGAATGTTACTTGGATTTTAACCAATATTCCTGCTAAGTCCAATGCTACTATCGTTATCTTGGTTAAAGTTAATGCTGTTGGTGATTTGACTAATAATTTAACTGTTGTTGGTCCTCGTAACTCTACAGAAGTAGTTAACTGTACTATTACTGCTGTGCCTATTGTTGATATTTCTGTTAACATTACCAGTGATAAGGATGAGTACTTTGTTGATGATGTTGCTGTCTGGACTATTACTGTAACTAATGCTGCTAACGGTACTAATGCTTCAAGTATCAACTTAAGCGAATTGCTTCCAGATGAGTTTGAGTATATGTACTGTGATGCTCCTGATGGTACTGTATATAATGAGACTACTGGTGTTTGGAGTATTCCTGACTTGGCTAATGGTACAAATGTTACTTTGGTGATTTACGCTCATGCTAAAAATCCTGCTAATGATATTACTAACAAAGTTAATGTGTCCTGTGATGAAAAAGAATGGGATTACGATAACAATGATGATAAAAAGACTGTTGATATTATTTCATTTCACAGGCCTGAGAAGACTGTTTCCAACAGTACTCCGTATTATCATGAATATGTGAATTATACATTGACACTTGAGAATTTAGGAAATAACATGTACACTAGCAATTTCACTGTTATTGACAGTTTACCTGATGGTTTAGAGTTTATTAAGACTCTCAGTATTAGTAATGCTAAGAATATCAGTGAAGTTCGTGAAGGTCAAGTAATTACTTGGATTTTAACTGATATTCCTGCTAAGTCTAATGCAACTATCGTTATCTTGGTTAAAGTTAATGCTGTTGGTGATTTGACTAACAATTTAACTGTCAAAGGTCCTCGTAACTCTACTGACATGGCCAACTGTACTATTGCTCCTATGCCTATTGTTGATATTTCTGTTAACATTACCAGTGATAAGGATGAGTACTTTGTTGATGATGTTGCTGTTTGGACTATTACTGTTTCAAATGCCGCTAACGGTACAAATGCAACTAATATTAACTTAAAAGATCTGTTCTCACCTGAAAACTTCAAATTGATTAACTGTACTGACAGTAACGGTAAATCTTATGATGTAACCGATGATGTATGGATTATTCCTGTAATCGCCAATGGTACAAATATTACATTTACAGTAGAAGCTCTTGCAGTTACTCCTGGAAATAATATTATTGGCACTGCTGAAGTTAATTGTACTGAAGATGAATGGAATTATGATAACAATAAAGCAATTAAACCAGTTAATATAGTTCCTCTTCCTAAACCTGTAAAAGATGTATCCAACGATACCCCATATTACCATGAAGAGATTGAATATAATTTAACTGTTGTTAATGTTGGTAGTGATAATTATATGGATAATTTAACTCTTATTGACAGTTTGCCTGATGGTTTAGAGTTTATCAAAACCGTTAATGTTATTGGTGCTGTTAAAGTCAGTGAAAATCAAAATGGTCAAGTAATTACCTGGATGTTAACTAATATTACTAAAGGTAGTGCTACTATTACTATTTTGGTTAAAGTTAATGCTGTTGGTGATTTAACTAATAATTTAACTGTTGTTGGACCTAAAGGCAATAGCACTACTGTAAACTGTACTATTACTGCTGTGCCTATTGTTGATATTTCTGTTAATATTACTAGTGATAAGGATGAGTACTTTGTTGATGATGTTGCTGTTTGGACTATTACTGTTTCAAATGCTGCTAACGCTACAAATGCTTCTGATGTTAAATTAAGCGAATTGATTCCAGATGAGTTTGAATATATGTACTGTGATCTTCCAGATGGTACTTCATATAATGAAACTACTGGTGTTTGGACAATCGGAAACTTGACTAATGGTACTGATGTTACTTTAGTGATTTATGCTCATGCTAAAGACCCAGCAAATGATATTGTTAATGAAGTAAATGCAACCTGTGCTGAAAAAGAATGGAATTACACTAACAACGATGATAAAAAGATTGTTGACATTGTTTCATTCCATAGGCCTGAGAAAACTGTTTCAAATAGTACTCCTTATTATCATGAGTTTGTTGAGTATACTTTGACTGTTGAGAATTTAGGTAATAATAAGTATATTAGTGAGTTTGATGTTATTGACTCCTTGCCTGTTGGTTTAGAGTTTAATGGAACTCTTAGTATTGTTGGTGCTGATTTGATTAAGGAAAGTGTTGATGGTCAAGTTGTTAAATGGGCTATTACTAATATTTCTGCTAAGTCTAATGCTACTATTGTTATTAGGGTTAAGGTTAATGCTGTTGGTGATTTGACTAATAATTTAACTGTTGTTGGTCCTCGTGGTGCTACTGATATGGTTAACTGTACTATTACTCCTGTTCCTTTAGTTGATATTTCTGTTAATATTACTAGTGATAAGGATGAGTATTTCGTTGATGATGTTGCTGTTTGGACCATTACTGTTTCAAATGCTGCTAACGGTACTAACGCTTCTAACATTAAGTTGAGTGAATTGCTTCCTGATGAGTTTGAATTTATCAACTGTACTGTTACTGGCGGTACTTATGATGATGAAACTGGTGTTTGGAGTATTCCTGAATTGGCTAATGGAACTAATGTGACTTTAGTCATTAATTCTCGTGCTAAGACTCCTGCTGATGATATTACTAACAAAGTTAATGCTTCATGTGATGAGAAAGAATGGGATTACTATAATAATGATGCAGTTAAATCTGTAGGTATTGTTCCTCTTCCACAGCCTGTTAAAACTGTTAATAATGATACTCCTTATTATCATGATGTGATTGAGTGTGAAAATCAAAATGGTCAAGTGATTACCTGGGTTTTAACTAATATTGCTAAAGGTAGTGCTGCTATCGTTGTTAAGGTTAAAGTTAATGCTGTTGGTGATTTGACTAATAATTTAACTGTTGTTGGTCCTAATGGTACTAGTAAGACTGTTAATGAGACTGTTTATCCTGTTCCTTTAGTGGATATTTCTGTTAATATTACTAGTGATAAGGATGAGTATTTCGTTGATGATGTTGCTGTTTGGACTGTAATTGTATCCAATGCAGGCAATGGTACTAACGCTTCAAATATCAAGTTGAGTGAATTGCTTCCTGATGAGTTTGAATTTATCAACTGTACTGTTACTGGTGGTACTTATGATGATGAAACTGGTGTTTGGAGTATTCCTGAATTGGCTAATGGAACTAATGTGACTTTAGTCATTAATTCCCGTGCTGTAACTCCTGCAAATAACATTGTAAATGAAGTTAATGCTTCATGTGATGAGAAAGAGTGGGAGTACAATAATAATGATGCAGTTAAATCTGTAGGTATTGTTCCTCTTCCACAGCCTGTTAAAACTGTTAATAATGATACTCCTTATTATCATGATGTGATTGAGTGGTCAAGTGATTACCTGGGTTTTAACTAATATTGCTAAAGGTAGTGCTACTATCGTTGTTAAAGTTAAAGTTAATGCTGTTGGTGATTTAACCAATAATTTAACTATTGTAGGTCCTCATGGCACTGATGCTACAGTCAACTGTACAATAAAACCAATTCCTATCGTTGATATTTCAGTAAACATTACTACTGATAAAGAGGAGTATTTCATCGATGACATTGCAGTTGTCAACATTACTGTATCCAACAGTCCTGACAGTAACAATGCAACCCAAGTTTCATTAAGCGATTTCATTCCTGATGAATTTGAATTCGTTGATTGTAATCTATCCAGCGGTACTTTTGATCCTGTCAGTAAGGTTTGGTTTATTGGTGACTTGGAAAACGGCACTCAAGTATCTTTAGTATTGTTCTTACGTGCTAAATCTGTTGGAATAGATATCGATAATGCTGTTGAAGTAAGATGTGGTGAAAAAGAGATAAACTACACTAACAATAGGGATCATAAGCCTGTTGTGATTGTTCCTCTTCCAGAAATTCAAAAGTCAGTAAACACTACAAGAACCTATAACCACAGGTTCGTAGAATATTACTTGACAGTCAACAATACAGGTAATAACAATTACACTAAAAACTTGACAGTTATTGATAATTTGCCTGTTGGTTTGATATTCAGCGGAACCATAAGCATTGAAGGTGCTGACTTGGTAGTGGAAAATGTAAACGGTCAAAACATTAGTTGGATAATAAATAATATTCCTGCAAAATCCATTGCAGTAATAACCTTGAAGGTCTTTGTAAATGGTACTGGTGATTTGGTTAACAATTTAACCATTATTGACATTAACGGCAAAAATGACACAGTTAACTGTACAATCACTTCAGATCCAGTAGCAGATTTAGAAATTATAAAATTCGTTTCATCTACAATCCCACATAAAAACGATAAAATCATTTGGACAATCATTGTTACTAATAAAGGGCCAAACACTGCTGTAAACACAAAAGTAACAGATAAATTGCCTTCTGGCTTAATTTATGTCTCAGATGATTCCCTAAATAATTATAATTCTAAATCAGGAATCTGGACTATTGGAGATCTTGCAAATGGAGAATCTGCAAAAATCAACATTGTCACTTTGGTTGCAACCACCAACAGGACAATCGTCAATCTTGCAGATGTAACTTCAGACACATATGACCCTAACGATACAAACAATCACTGCAACAGTTCAACTACTGTTCCTCCTGAAGCTGATTTGGTTATCACTGTTGAACCTGAAGTTGAAGAGGTCATTGTCGGTGATAAAGTTGTCATCAAAGTTATAGTCGTAAACAATGGTCCTGATACTGCAGAAAACACTCGTGCATCCATTAAGTTGCCTAAAGGATTGGAACTTTTAGGAGAAGAAGTATCTAAAGGTACTTATGATCCTGAAACTGGAATCTGGACAATCGGGGATTTAGCTCCTGGAGAAGAGGTTACTCTCATACTTAATACCAGAGCGTTGGTAAGCGGCAAAGTCATTGTTGAAGCAAGTGTCATCAGTGATACCTTTGACAGCGACCTTTCAAACAACAACGACTCTGCTGAAGTTGAAGTATTGCCTCCTCAAGAGCAAAATAAAGTTTCAGTAAGTGAAACTCCTAAAATGTATGCTACAGGCAATCCAATCGTAATGGTTCTATTGGCGTTACTTGCAATTGCAGGCGTAAGTCTAAGAAGAAAAGATTAAACACGAAATGGGAAAATTAATTTTCCCATACTTTTTATTTTTTTCATTAACATTCATTTAATGCAATTTTCATTCGATAATTTTGCATGTTGACATTAAAATCATTTATTTAAGCGGACTTCTTTTTCATAATTATCATCTTGTCATGTTATTTCCATAACTTTCACCACTTAATCTACATATCAACACTCAAATCCTAACTTTTCATATAATTCAAACATTTTAAAAGTTATGAATTAAATAAATATTTATGATTAAATTATATGTGTGATTAAATGAAAAGTGATAGTATTAAAAAAGGAATTCAAAGAGCTCCCCACAGATCTCTTTTAAGAGCATGCGGACTTGAAGATGATGACTTTAAAAAACCGTTTATTGGTATAGCAAACAGTTATACAGATATTGTACCTGGTCACATTCACCTTAAAGCCCTTGTTGAATTTGTAAAAGAAGGAATCATCGCTGCCGGCGGTATTCCATTTGAATTTGATACAATGGCAGTTTGTGACGGAATCAGTATGAACCATGAAGGTATGAAATATTCCCTGCCTTCAAGGGAAATCATCGCAGCAACAGTTGAAAGTATGACCAAAGGACATGCATTTGACGGACTGGTATTGATTCCAAGCTGTGATAAAGTAGTTCCTGGAATGATTATGGGTGCAGCAAGAGTTAATGTACCATCAATTGTCGTTACTGGAGGACCTATGGCATCAGGTTCTTATAAGGGCAAACCTGCAGATTTAATCACTGTATTTGAAGCAGTTGGAGCATATTCTGCTGGAAAAATGACTGAAGAAGAAGTAAATGAACTTGAAAAATGTGCATGTCCTGGTGCCGGAAGCTGTTCAGGATTATTTACAGCAAACACAATGGCATGTATTACCGAAACATTAGGATTATCACTTCCGACCTGTGCAACCACTCATGCTTTAACAGAAGAAAACAACCAGGTTGCATTCGAGTCAGGCAGACAGATTATCAAACTGGTTGAAGATGACATTAAACCGTCTGATATTATGACTCAGGAAGCTTTCAACAATGCAATAGCAGTTGATATGGCACTTGGAGGTTCATCCAATACAGCATTACATATTCCTGCTTTGGCAAGTGAAGTTGAAGGTGTTGATGTTGATTTGGAACTCTTTGATGAAATATCAAGAAAAGTACCTCATATCGCATTGATATCTCCTGCAGGTGAAGATTCAATGATGGATTTACATTTGGCCGGTGGTATTCAGGCAGTTCTTAAAACATTAGGAGACAAAATTGATACAAATCAGTTA
This window encodes:
- the ilvD gene encoding dihydroxy-acid dehydratase, yielding MKSDSIKKGIQRAPHRSLLRACGLEDDDFKKPFIGIANSYTDIVPGHIHLKALVEFVKEGIIAAGGIPFEFDTMAVCDGISMNHEGMKYSLPSREIIAATVESMTKGHAFDGLVLIPSCDKVVPGMIMGAARVNVPSIVVTGGPMASGSYKGKPADLITVFEAVGAYSAGKMTEEEVNELEKCACPGAGSCSGLFTANTMACITETLGLSLPTCATTHALTEENNQVAFESGRQIIKLVEDDIKPSDIMTQEAFNNAIAVDMALGGSSNTALHIPALASEVEGVDVDLELFDEISRKVPHIALISPAGEDSMMDLHLAGGIQAVLKTLGDKIDTNQLTVTGKTIAENLENVENKNTDVIRTLDNPVHEDGGIAILKGNLAPNGSVVKKGAVADHLMHLKGPAKVYNSEEDVTKAIFDHEIDEGDIVVIRYEGPKGGPGMREMLNPTSALAGMNIKDVGLITDGRFSGGTRGPCIGHVSPEAREDGPIAAIKDGDIIEIDINNRLINVELSDEEIEARLKDVKHPESDVAGWLALYQKLVHSADTGAILR